Proteins from one Larimichthys crocea isolate SSNF chromosome XX, L_crocea_2.0, whole genome shotgun sequence genomic window:
- the LOC109137719 gene encoding suppressor protein SRP40, which translates to MPPSGPPAPPSLGDLPALDLPVPDLPELDLPPDVLVLVREDGALFFIWRDEDELSIPSDGEDGDPDFIYSDEDEGSISSDGEDGEPDFFSSDEDESSASSDGEDGDPDFIPWDEDEESTSSDEDEDVPVSGSSDEGEYSLSSSSDEDDAFSVFCSSSEGEGSSAFSSSDDDRAFFGISSSDEDDGHITVPLDADEVDEGDDVGSVKSSPESSSSIEDPTSFSSGTSVSSKRSREDSDEDWTPSPRPGKRWKE; encoded by the exons ATGCCTCCTTCCGGACCGCccgcccctccctcccttgGAGACCTGCCTGCGCTGGACCTGCCTGTGCCGGACCTGCCTGAGCTGGACCTGCCTCCGG atgtcCTCGTCCTCGTGAGAGAGGATGGTGCTCTTTTCTTCATTTGGAGGGATGAAGACGAGCTCTCTATTCcttctgacggagaggatggtgaccccgacTTCATCTATTCAGATGAAGACGAGGGCTCCATCTcttctgacggagaggatggtgaaCCCGACTTCTTCTCTTCAGATGAAGACGAGAGCTCCGCCTCTTCTgatggagaggatggtgaccccgacTTCATCCCTTGGGATGAAGACGAGGAATCCACCTCTTCTGACGAAGACGAAGACGTCCCTGTTTCAGGCTCTTCAGACGAAGGCGAATACTCTCTCTCCAGTTCTTCAGATGAGGACGATGCCTTCTCAGtgttctgttcttcatctgAAGGCGAAGGCTCCTcggccttcagctcttcagatgatgacagagcCTTTTTTGGCATCAGTTCCTCAGATGAAGACGATGGCCACATCACTGTTCCTCTGGATGCTGATGAGGTCGATGAAGGCGATGATGTTGGGAGTGTGAAATCATCGCCTGAGTCCTCAAGCAGCATCGAGGATcccacctccttctcttctgGTACTAGCGTTTCCagtaagaggagcagggaggacagtgatgaggactGGACCCCCAGTCCAAGGCCAGGGAAACGCTGGAAGGAGTAA